Genomic segment of Iocasia fonsfrigidae:
AATATCAAGAGTTGCACTATATGTGGCACCACCAGGTCCACCTTTCGTCAGGGCCAGTATAATATCAAATACTTTCAAACCATTAGTTAGTGACATAAAAAGGCAAATCGTAATAGAAGGACCAAGTAAAGGCAGAGTAATCCTGAAAAATCTCTTAACTTTACTTGCACCATCGACAGTTGCCGCTTCTAATACATCTTCAGGTACTGCCTGTAAACCAGCAATATAAAGCACAATATAAAACCCTAACTGCTGCCATACACCAACAAAAACAACTGAATAAAAAGCCAGATCTCCGTTACCAAGCCAGCTTAAATTTAATAAACCCCATTCGCTTATTTCAAATAATCTTGCAAAACCCTGAGAAAAAATAAACTTCCAAATAAAACCAACAATTGTCATGCTCATTATATAAGGTACAAAAAACACACCCCTTAAAATATTGGCAGTCTTTATCTTTTTAACCAATACTACCGCCAGTACTAAGGCTAATACATTACTAAGAATCATAAAAAGTGCAGTATATTTACCAGTAAAAATTAATACATTTAAAAATTGTTTACTTTCCAAAAATATTGTTTTGAAATTTTCAATCCCTATAAAAGTTACAGCCTTAGAAATACCATTCCATTCTGTCAGGGAATAAACAGCACTCATTACAAATGGAATATATATCATTACACTAACTAAAATAGCTGCTGGCATAGTAAATAAAAATGTCTCAACTTTTTCTAGTCTTTTCCTATTCATTTTACCTCCCCTTTTTTTTGCTATACCTAATATCAAACACTATCAAGATATTTTTATTATCCCTCCTTCATTCTAACTGGCTAAAACTAAAAAGTCATTTCAAAAGAAAGATATATTTTAAATTGCAAAAAAAATGCAATTGAAACACGTACATCATTTTATCTAAAAATTTTACTTTATATAATCATAATTGTGATAATACCTTAAATTTTCTTTCATCACAATCTCTAATCTGGTTATAAATTTGCTTTTTTCAATTTCTTTCCCCTCAGCTATTAATTCAAAAAGAATTTTTATGGGGTAATAACCCTGATTAAAGGGTTCCTGACAAACCACT
This window contains:
- a CDS encoding carbohydrate ABC transporter permease yields the protein MNRKRLEKVETFLFTMPAAILVSVMIYIPFVMSAVYSLTEWNGISKAVTFIGIENFKTIFLESKQFLNVLIFTGKYTALFMILSNVLALVLAVVLVKKIKTANILRGVFFVPYIMSMTIVGFIWKFIFSQGFARLFEISEWGLLNLSWLGNGDLAFYSVVFVGVWQQLGFYIVLYIAGLQAVPEDVLEAATVDGASKVKRFFRITLPLLGPSITICLFMSLTNGLKVFDIILALTKGGPGGATYSATLDIYREAFQYNNYGIGSAKALIFFVIILILTQLVLGFSRRNEVEL